Within Hydrogenophaga sp. PAMC20947, the genomic segment TCCTGTAATGTCACCCCTGCATCGACGGTCACGCTGCGGTTGGCCACATCCACCTCACACAGACCGCGTAGTCGGCTGGTGGACAACACCACCTGAGTGCCACTGGCATCGGGCGTGCTCGATCCCACCAAGCCGGTGTTGGCCCCCTGGGGCACTAGGCGGATACCATTTTCGGAGCACCAGCGCACCACGGCCTGTACTTCTTTCACACTGGCAGGGCGCACCACGCCGAGTGCCTGACCTTGGCCGTAGCGTGCGCCTTGTTCGTAGGCGGTCATGTCGACAGCTGGCAGTAGGCCGCGGTCACCGACCAGGGCGTGAAGCCCACATGTCGCCATGCTGGCGGTCAGACCGCTCATACAGTTACCTCAGCGGCCCGGCCGCGCAAGGCTGCGCGCACTTGAGCGATGGAGCGTTGTTGAGCTGCTTCGTATAGTTTGATTTCATCATGCACCGGGGCGCCCAGATCGGCTTCGAACGCTTGCTGGGCCGCATTGGAAACGTAGTGCACTTGTTCTTGGCCGCCCAAGTTGGATTGGAAAATGCCCGCTGCGCTCACTGGCAGAAAGTCTTCATAGGTGATAGGTTCGGCCTCTACTAGGCCGCGCTCGAGCAGGGACGATAGATCCGCTTCTGCATCTGTGGCAGTGCTGTCCAGGGTCTTACCTTGCTCGGTCAAGGTGTACCGGTAGAACGCTAGATTCTGAGCGCGCAGAGCAGCATGTGTGTCGGGGAACTTGGCAAATACTTGTTCCAGGCGCGCGCCATATTCGAGCGCAGATCCGCCTGCACTGCCCATCTCATGTACTTCAGCAAGCAGTTGGTCGTACAGCAAGCGGCCTTCACGCGTGAGGGCCACGCCGCGTTGCTCGATCTCGCCAAAGCGTGCTGCGTGCGCGCCAGATCGATCTGTGAAATGCACTGACTCTTCCATCGCCTTAAAGCTGGTCTGACGCAACAGAATGGGGCAATCTCGCCGGGGAGGTCCTTCCACTACGTCCTTGGCGTCCATGCCGCGTGCAGGCATCTTGGCTTGGGCCGAGTCAATATCCAACGTGCAGGGCGTCAGGTGGTTGATGTGCGGGCCCTTAAAGCAGACAACATCGGCAATAAGTCGGTGTGCATTTTTCAGTTTTTCGTAGGTGTCGGCATTCACCGTGGCTTCGCTGTGCCAACGAAAGGTCTCCAGGGCTTCGCGAACAAAGTCATCAGCCTTGGCGCTTTGGAGTCCTCCCATGGTTTCGCTGTGGGTAATCAGCTCCAGTACGCGTGGCGTGAAAATGTGTCGCTGCGCCAGGATGCTGGATGCAGTTGCACGCAATGCGTCATCCGCAATCAGGTCCAGTCGCAGAAGAGACGTGAATACCCGAAACGGATTGGATCTCAGGGCTGCATCGCCGACAGGGCGGAAGGCCGTGGAATGAACCGGTACGCCCGCAGCTGAAAGGTCGTAGTAGCCCACTGGCTCCATGCCCATGATGGCGAACAGTCGGCGCAACATGCTCAGCTCCGCAGCAGTGCCTACGCGGATTGCTCCGTGGCGCTCCACTCGCAGGCGGTCCAGCTCGCCTGTGCGTTGCATCTTTTCGTACAAGGCGGGTTGCTGCTCGAAAATGCGGGCGTTGATGTCGGCCACAAGCTCGACCAAGGTCCCGTACTTCGGTACTTCCTGCCGGTACATCTCGGACATGGCTCGTGAAAAACGCATGCGGATTTCGCCGCTTGAAACGATTGCAGGGGACACGATGGGCTGGTGCGATGAACTCATGATTGGGGCGATAGGTGGGGGCTCAAAAGATATGGTTTTCACCACAAGGAGCTGGTTACTTCGTGCACTACCGGAATGGGCTGGTTTGCAAACGGAGCAACCGATCTCATGCGCTGTGCTTGTTGTACATGCGAGCTGTGCGTCTTGTTGCAAATAGAGATGTGTGTGTGTTCAAAGAACTTTCCAACGCGGAATGATTTTCTTTCGGCTGGAAATTGCTTTCGGACTGTCTCAATTGCTAGTCCAAAAAGCAAAGTGAATCGGCTTGTTTCTCCGATCCTGACCTCAAGGAACACACGTGCTCAGGGTTGCTCTCTTGTTTGCACCGGCATGAGTCAGTTTTGCTGCTTGCTACAGTTCCGGGTAGTGCCGTTCGTCACTGGTACGAATTTCGAGTGCGGACGCAATCCGCATCGCGGAATCCTCCTGGTATCCGCGACACAAGATTTGTAGGGACAATGGCAACCCTGCATGGTTATACCCACTCGGCATCGCCACACCACACAAGCCGAAGGTGTTGCCAAAACGGGTAAGCAAGCTCGCATTCGGGCGTGTACCAATGCCGCTCAGCGGCACCGCTGGAACTTGGGAAGTTGGTAAGATGAAGGCATCAAGGCCAATCAAGCGACGGTGGAAGTCCACAGTCTGTGCCGTCATGACTTCACGGATCTTCAGATATTCAGTCGCCGATACGTTACCGCCGAGCACCCGTTTTCGCACTTGGGGATCCATAAGGCTGGATGGGTCCTGCGCCAGCTCGCCGTAGAGCGCGAATGCCTCGACCGCCATTGGGGTGGGTTCGGCATAAGAAATCAGAGGACGCTCCAACGTCAGTATGACGATACTGGCGCCAAGGCTCTCCAGCAAACCCAAGCAACGGTCGTAAGCTGCTAAAACATCTTCGTCGATGCCAACGCGATCGACCTCGCATAGACAGGCCAGGCGCAGATCCGACAAATCATCCAGCGGGAGTGTGGTGGGTACCGGCTTAGGTCGAGACCAGGTTCGCGGGTCCAGATCGTCGTGGCCTTGTAGCACCCCATAGATCAAAGCAGCATCGGTGACCGACCGGGCAAGGACCCCGGGGGTGTCGAGCGTCTGGCTCAGTGGGATAACACCGTATGCACTGATTCGACCCGTGGTGGTCTTGAGTCCAACCAAGCCATTGAACCCTGCAGGAATTCGCACTGATCCGCCGGTATCTGTGCCGATTGCAACTGGAGCCATGCACGCGGCGACAGCCACGCCGCTGCCGCTGCTTGAACCGCCAGGCGTATGCTGGACTTGAAGGTCCCATGGATTCCAGGGCGTGCCCATGTGTTCGTTGTCACCCCAGGCTCCAAAGGCGAATTCAGCGGTGTGCACCTTACCGAGTAGCACCGCACCTGCGTCGACCAATCGATTGGCAATGGTGCTCGTGATGGTCGACGGCGGTAGACCTCTCCGCGTGGCGGAACCCGCCGTGGTGTCATACCCCGCCAGCTCGATCAAGTCTTTGAGTGCGATTGGCAATCCTTCCAACGCACGAGCAGTGCTGGCACGATACCGAAGATCCGAGGCCTCGGCCTGCGCGCGGGCTTCGTCGGCAAGCACGATCACGTAGGCGTGCAGCTTCGAATCGAGTCGAGCGATCCGCGCCAAGTAAGCATCGACGACCTGGGAGGGCTGAAACTCACCAGCCAGATAGCCGTCGAGCAAGGCCTGTGCGCCGAGACGGCATAGAGATTCGTCCTCGCCGCTCATGAGATTTTTTCAAGGTAAGAATGGAAGACGCCGACATGGACGTCTGCCTCTTCGACCGCACCGGACCACAAGTCGGTGCTCTTGAAACACACGTCATAAGTCCGTTGGCGGGCGCTGTGCAAGCCGTGTGCTGCTGCATCGGGGAAAGGGTATTCTGGCGACTGGCCGACGATAAGACCAGCCATGCCCCTGGCATAAGCAGGCATACGCACGTGTCCACCCACGAAGTCCATCTTGACCCGCACTGTGTCACCGATGGCCAGCACGGGGAGCTCGGATTCAGCCACGCGACCGGGCTTCGCTGGCCCAGCCAGCGGTACGCTTTCCCCCGCCGCTGAGTCCAGCTCCTCGACCGTGAAGATTCCCTTCTCAACGCAGAGTGTGACCACTGCGGTGTACACCCGCTCGTAGTAGGAGGCGGCCATGTAGTGGCGCGGATCCATTCGTTCGATCGCGTGGCGGTATTCGTCCATGTTGTAGACGCTCTGGCCCACCAATCGGCCGGAGATGGCATTGATTTTCTTTTCCCAATACTCGTGAAATGCCTCGCGGTCTTCTGGGGAAACCTTGCCAAATCCCTGGCGTCCGCCTAGGTCATGTATGCCATCCATTGAGTTTTCCTCCGGTCAGTTGGGAGTG encodes:
- a CDS encoding SH3-like domain-containing protein, producing MDGIHDLGGRQGFGKVSPEDREAFHEYWEKKINAISGRLVGQSVYNMDEYRHAIERMDPRHYMAASYYERVYTAVVTLCVEKGIFTVEELDSAAGESVPLAGPAKPGRVAESELPVLAIGDTVRVKMDFVGGHVRMPAYARGMAGLIVGQSPEYPFPDAAAHGLHSARQRTYDVCFKSTDLWSGAVEEADVHVGVFHSYLEKIS
- a CDS encoding VOC family protein encodes the protein MSSSHQPIVSPAIVSSGEIRMRFSRAMSEMYRQEVPKYGTLVELVADINARIFEQQPALYEKMQRTGELDRLRVERHGAIRVGTAAELSMLRRLFAIMGMEPVGYYDLSAAGVPVHSTAFRPVGDAALRSNPFRVFTSLLRLDLIADDALRATASSILAQRHIFTPRVLELITHSETMGGLQSAKADDFVREALETFRWHSEATVNADTYEKLKNAHRLIADVVCFKGPHINHLTPCTLDIDSAQAKMPARGMDAKDVVEGPPRRDCPILLRQTSFKAMEESVHFTDRSGAHAARFGEIEQRGVALTREGRLLYDQLLAEVHEMGSAGGSALEYGARLEQVFAKFPDTHAALRAQNLAFYRYTLTEQGKTLDSTATDAEADLSSLLERGLVEAEPITYEDFLPVSAAGIFQSNLGGQEQVHYVSNAAQQAFEADLGAPVHDEIKLYEAAQQRSIAQVRAALRGRAAEVTV
- a CDS encoding amidase, which codes for MSGEDESLCRLGAQALLDGYLAGEFQPSQVVDAYLARIARLDSKLHAYVIVLADEARAQAEASDLRYRASTARALEGLPIALKDLIELAGYDTTAGSATRRGLPPSTITSTIANRLVDAGAVLLGKVHTAEFAFGAWGDNEHMGTPWNPWDLQVQHTPGGSSSGSGVAVAACMAPVAIGTDTGGSVRIPAGFNGLVGLKTTTGRISAYGVIPLSQTLDTPGVLARSVTDAALIYGVLQGHDDLDPRTWSRPKPVPTTLPLDDLSDLRLACLCEVDRVGIDEDVLAAYDRCLGLLESLGASIVILTLERPLISYAEPTPMAVEAFALYGELAQDPSSLMDPQVRKRVLGGNVSATEYLKIREVMTAQTVDFHRRLIGLDAFILPTSQVPAVPLSGIGTRPNASLLTRFGNTFGLCGVAMPSGYNHAGLPLSLQILCRGYQEDSAMRIASALEIRTSDERHYPEL